Proteins encoded together in one Rhipicephalus sanguineus isolate Rsan-2018 chromosome 9, BIME_Rsan_1.4, whole genome shotgun sequence window:
- the LOC125759897 gene encoding beta-galactosidase-1-like protein — protein MQLALCPKQRSLVIDQTRAIFLKDGQPFQFVAGEMHYFRVPRAYWKDRLYSRWSGHEPEPQVYNFENNHDLVAFLAGLLAVARPGPYIFAERDNGGFPYWLLRNHPQVEYMTTDRNFTAAVDRWFGKLLPMLVPHLYRNGGPTSAVQVDNKHDHYGKCDLPYMEHLLTVMESHMGKDLVYVRTDFAEVKYYACDRVRGIVVAGNMSPHYSLSDAFDGMKQANPKPAPSVVVEYNTGCMDYWGFSHNYKTKDAILNTYKIMIAQNTSVVMYMFVGGTNFGFKSGKGDT, from the exons ATGCAATTGGCACTGTGTCCCAAGCAACGCTCCCTCGTCATTGACCAAACGCGTGCGATCTTCCTGAAAGACGGCCAGCCGTTCCAGTTTGTGGCGGGTGAGATGCACTACTTCAGAGTTCCGAGAGCGTACTGGAAGGACCGgctgtacagtcga TGGAGCGGACACGAGCCGGAACCTCAGGTGTACAACTTCGAAAACAACCACGACCTTGTCGCCTTCCTGGCCGGTCTCTTGGCCGTGGCTCGCCCAGGCCCTTACATCTTTGCAGAGCGAGACAACGGTGGATTCCCGTACTGGCTGCTCCGAAACCATCCGCAGGTGGAGTACATGACCACTGACAGGAACTTCACGGCGGCCGTGGACCGGTGGTTCGGGAAGCTCCTTCCAATGCTGGTACCACATCTGTATCGAAACGGGGGCCCCACCTCCGCTGTGCAAGTCGATAACAAACACGACCACTACGGTAAGTGTGACCTGCCATATATGGAACACTTGCTGACCGTCATGGAGTCTCACATGGGCAAGGACTTGGTGTACGTCCGCACGGACTTTGCGGAAGTTAAGTACTACGCCTGCGACAGGGTGCGTGGCATTGTGGTTGCCGGTAACATGTCGCCGCACTACAGCCTTTCCGATGCCTTTGACGGCATGAAGCAGGCCAATCCCAAGCCGGCTCCTAGTGTAGTCGTCGAGTATAACACCGGTTGCATGGATTACTGGGGCTTTTCGCACAACTACAAGACTAAGGACGCCATTCTGAACACGTACAAGATCATGATAGCTCAGAACACCTCGGTAGTTATGTACATGTTCGTCGGCGGCACCAACTTCGGCTTCAAGTCGGGGAAGGGCGACACTTGA
- the LOC125759898 gene encoding beta-galactosidase-1-like protein 3, protein MEKVPINMNRDISEILRITRPGGSGTTPGFFHGTFTLNEGQEPADTFLRPLGWVKGFAFINGINIGRYWPVTGPQVTLYVPGVYLRPHPEENQLLLFETEDAPANRTVMLVDKPLLDARILRPRP, encoded by the exons ATGGAGAAAGTTCCTATCAACATGAACAGAGATATCAGCGAGATTCTCCGCATAACTCGGCCAGGCGGAAGCGGAACCACTCCCGGTTTCTTCCACGGGACATTTACCCTGAATGAAGGACAGGAACCCGCCGACACTTTTCTCCGCCCGTTAGGATGGGTCAAGGGCTTCGCATTTATCAACGGTATCAACATTGGTCGCTACTGGCCAGTAACTGGACCGCAG gtgacGCTGTATGTGCCGGGCGTGTACCTGAGACCTCACCCGGAAGAGAACCAGCTGCTACTCTTCGAGACCGAAGATGCGCCAGCGAACCGTACAGTGATGTTGGTGGACAAGCCCTTACTAGACGCACGTATCCTTCGACCGAGACCCTGA
- the LOC119404306 gene encoding beta-galactosidase yields the protein MSGAAERSFKIDYEKHIFLLDGKPFRFVGGALHYFRIPRPYWEDRLHTLRMGGPNVVDFYIEWSGHEPEPGQYNFVDNYDLVAFMEAIKKADLLAIVRPGPFICGEVDNAGFPYWLLRKHPKMQYRTMQKEYVEEVTKWFDKMLPMLVPYLYKNGGPIIMVQVENEYGHLEGFCDPNYMEFMLSLQEKYLGKDVVMFRTDSPSLKQYECDKVRDILVAGNCDPKADVPKAFDIIRRAQVKPGGPIVVGEYYTGWMNYWGWNDNPAYPPAVISFGFKAATSSESPLVTSYDYDAPIGEDGDPKAYYFTLRKSIGKYIPLKSGELRKPWPKMKLDAIRMPHSMSLKDVMEHFRKKGWLRRKKSKYPLTFEEMGQDFGFLWYHTEITANLNGEYLMVLRGLRDMAQLYVRDERHLMRIFDTTYLPIKPNCTVKLKKGEKLSILVENMGREDFGPKNRDPKGMTNVTVGDVNLTDWTIEALPLTQNRDITELIRLMQSPRDSEGKTPHFYYGWFTLPEGQKPLDTFLDPSNYTKGVAFLNGINLGRYWPAVGPQIRLYVPGIFIKPYPEENKLILFELEGLRTKHRDRGVSFSDRPFLNAIAGQPHP from the exons ATGTCGGGCGCCGCAGAGAGATCTTTCAAGATCGACTACGAGAAGCACATTTTCCTGTTGGACGGCAAGCCTTTCCGATTTGTCGGCGGCGCTTTGCACTACTTTCGAATCCCCAGGCCTTACTGGGAAGACCGGCTCCACACGCTGCGCATGGGAGGACCGAACGTGGTGGACTTCTACATCGAGTGGAGTGGCCACGAACCGGAACCCGGACAGTACAACTTCGTCGACAACTACGACCTGGTCGCCTTCATGGAGGCCATCAAGAAGGCCGACCTCCTGGCTATCGTCAGGCCGGGACCCTTCATATGCGGCGAGGTGGACAACGCGGGCTTCCCCTACTGGCTCCTGCGCAAGCACCCGAAGATGCAGTACCGCACGATGCAGAAGGAGTACGTGGAAGAAGTGACCAAGTGGTTCGACAagatgctgccgatgttggttccATACCTCTACAAAAACGGTGGGCCCATCATAATGGTTCAG GTCGAGAACGAGTACGGCCACCTCGAAGGTTTCTGCGACCCCAATTACATGGAGTTCATGCTGTCCCTCCAGGAGAAGTACTTAGGCAAGGACGTCGTCATGTTCCGCACCGACTCGCCGTCTCTGAAACAGTACGAATGCGACAAGGTGCGCGACATCTTGGTGGCCGGAAACTGCGACCCCAAGGCCGACGTGCCCAAAGCCTTCGACATCATACGCCGAGCACAGGTCAAGCCGGGAGGTCCCATCGTGGTGGGCGAGTACTACACCGGTTGGATGAACTACTGGGGCTGGAACGACAATCCGGCCTACCCGCCCGCGGTCATCAG CTTCGGCTTCAAGGCTGCCACGAGCTCGGAGTCGCCGCTGGTAACCAGCTACGACTACGACGCGCCCATCGGTGAAGACGGGGACCCGAAGGCCTACTACTTCACGCTGCGCAAATCGATCGGCAAGTACATTCCACTCAAGTCCGGGGAGCTTCGCAAGCCCTGGCCGAAGATGAAGTTAGACGCCATTCGCATGCCGCACAGCATGTCCCTGAAGGACGTTATGGAGCACTTTCGAAAGAAAGGATGGCTCAGGCGGAAAAAGTCCAAGTATCCATTGACCTTCGAAGAGATGGGCCAGGACTTCGGATTCCTGTGGTACCACACAGAGATCACCGCCAACCTGAACGGCGAATACTTAATGGTGCTCCGCGGTCTCCGTGACATGGCCCAGCTGTACGTGCGCGACGAACGCCACCTGATGCGCATATTCGACACCACGTACCTGCCAATCAAGCCCAATTGCACCGTGAAGCTGAAGAAGGGCGAGAAGCTGTCCATTCTGGTGGAAAACATGGGTCGCGAGGACTTCGGTCCCAAGAATCGTGATCCcaag GGAATGACCAACGTGACCGTGGGTGACGTTAACCTGACCGACTGGACGATCGAGGCCCTACCTCTGACACAGAACCGAGACATCACCGAACTTATCCGCCTCATGCAGTCGCCCAGAGACAGCGAAGGCAAGACTCCCCACTTCTACTACGGCTGGTTCACGCTGCCCGAGGGACAGAAACCGCTGGACACGTTCCTCGACCCGTCAAACTACACCAAGGGCGTGGCGTTCCTGAACGGCATCAACCTGGGCCGCTACTGGCCGGCAGTCGGGCCACAGATCAGGCTGTACGTTCCGGGAATCTTCATCAAGCCGTATCCCGAGGAAAACAAGCTCATCTTGTTCGAATTGGAAGGACTTCGCACTAAGCACCGCGACCGAGGCGTTAGCTTCAGCGATAGGCCTTTCTTGAACGCCATCGCGGGACAGCCTCACCCTTAG